Genomic DNA from Modestobacter versicolor:
GACCCCGGGCGGGAAGGCGCCGGCGGCGAGCAGCCTCCCGGCGAGCGCGCCGGCGAGCTCGGCGACCCGCTCGGTGCGCTCGGCACCCAGCTGCGCGAACGGTGCCGCGGACAGCTCGTCGGTCTCCTGCTCCACGGCCGCCCGCAGCGCCACGCCGTCCGCGGTCAGCGCTCCGTCGGCCACCAGGCCCCGGTCGGCGAGCGCGGCCGTGGCCGCCGCCCACTCGTGGTCGGACCAGCCGCGGGACAGCTGGGCGGACTCCCGGGTGAAGCCGCGGCCGGTCAGCGTGTGGCTGACCAGCGCCTCGAGGCCGGACAGCCGGTACCGCACCAGGACGGCGACGTGCCCGTCGCCGCGGTGCTCGCGCAGCAGCCCGGTGCCGTGCCACACCTGCAGCACCGGGTCGGCGGGCCAGGGCAGCTCGGCGTGGGCGGCGTAGAGCGGGCGGCCCTCCGGGGTGAGCGCCGTGCAGGCCTCCCGGAGCAGCTCGGCGAGCTCGGCGACCTCGGCCTCCGGGGTGTCGCCCAGCAGCCGGGTGAGCGAGGCGCGGGCGGCGTCGTGCCGGGCGGCCAGCACCTGCTCGGGGGTGGCCAGGGTCCAGGCCCGGGGCAGGTGCCGGGCCACCACCGCCGGGGCGAAGTTGTAGAAGGTCGCCGCCACCACACCGGGGCCGACCGCCCCCATGGCCGCAGCCCGACCGGCGAAGTAGCCCATCCGGCCCGGTCGTAGGCCCGCCGCGGTGAGCCGCTCCTCGGTCTCCGGGGCGAAGTAGACGTGCGAGTGCAGGGGCTCCAGCCGCCTGTGGGTGCGGGCCACGAGACGCGGGTCCAGACTGGGCTGATCGACGCTGACCATGGGGCTGACCGTAGCCGCCAGGTGAACGTCGAGAAACTTGACGCAGTAAGAACTTGTACTCAGTTCAGGTTTCCGGCTACGGTGAGGGCGTGATGGGGAAGACGGTCAAGGCGGCGAGCAGTCCGCGCTGTCCCGTCGACGCCGTCATGGGGCTCCGGGAGCGCAAGAAGCTCGAGGCCTGGCGCACCATCCGCGCCACCGCACTCCGCCTGATCAGCGAGCGCGGCTACGACGCGGTCAGTGTCGAGGACATCGCCAAGGAGGCCGGTGTCTCGCGCACGACGTTCTTCAGCTACTTCCCCAGCAAGGAAGCAGTGGCCTTCGAGCTCGACCCGCAGGAACTCCAGCAGTGGCGCCAGCTCCTGGCCGCCGACGCCGACGACCGGCCGCTGTGGGACGCACTGACCGACCTGTTCGTCGACATCACCAAGCTGATGCCGGAGTGGTTGCCGGTGCAGAAGCGGCTGCTGCAGGACTGCCCCTGGCTCACCCAGTCCGCCCGGGGCACCTGTGACAGCTTCGCCCCCGACCTGAAGGCCTGGATCGTCCGCCGCCTCCCCGACGGCGACGACCTGAGGGCGACGCTCCTGCTCAACACCGCCATGGCCGCGTTCATCACCGCGGTCGAGGCGTGGGACCCCGACGACTCCTTCGACGCGCTCGTGGACACCGTGCGCGACTGCCTGCGCTGGGCCGGCGCAGGACTCGCACAGCCCGTGAGCTGACCCGCACCACCCTCTCCGGCCGGCGCTGACGCCGGCCCACCGCTCAGGACGACGACCGCGCACCGCCGCCGGCCGTCCCTGGACTCCTGCCCTCACCCCATGCACTGCGCGATGCGCAGGAAGGACGGCTCTGCCATGGCTGCAGACAGCCTCACCACCCCACCAGGGACGTCGGGCTCCGGCACGACCTCCCACGACGTCGCGGGCACCCAGCCCGACCCGCGCCGCTGGGCGGCCCTGGCGGTCATCGCCATCGCCCAGCTGATGGTCGTGCTCGACGCCTCCATCGTGAACATCGCCCTCCCCGACGCCGGCGCCGACCTGGGCATCACCGCCGCGAACATCCAGTGGGTCGTGACCGCCTACACGCTGGCCTTCGGTGGTCTGCTGCTGCTCGGTGGCCGGATCGCGGACTTCATCGGCCGCAAGCGCGCCTTCCTGATCGGCCTGGCCGGGTTCGCCGGCGCCTCCGCCCTCGGTGGCATCGCGGCCAACCAGGAGCTGCTGTTCGCCGCCCGCGGCCTGCAGGGTGCCTTCGCCGCACTGCTGGCCCCCGCGGCGCTGTCGCTGCTCGCGGTCACCTTCACCGACCCCAAGGAGCGCGCCCGCGCGTTCGGTGTCTTCGGTGCCATCTCCGGCGGCGGCGCGGCCATCGGCCTGATCCTCGGCGGCGTCCTCACCGAGTACGCCTCCTGGCGCTGGACGCTGGGCGTCAACGTCCCGATCGCCGCGGTCACCGCGGTCTTCGCCGTCGTGCTGGTGACCGAGAGCCGGGCGACCGGTGACCGGCGCTACGACGTCCCGGGCGTGCTGCTGTCCACCCTGGGCCTGGTCAGCCTGGTCTACGGCTTCAGCAAGGCCGCCGAGGAGGGTGTCGGCTGGACCGACCCGCTGACGCTCACCCTGCTGGCCGCCTCGGTCGTGCTGCTCGTGTCGTTCGTGCTCTACGAGCGCCGCGCCAGCCACCCGCTGCTGCCGCTGCGCGTGGTCCTCGACCGCAACCGGGGTGGCTCGTACCTGATCTTCCTGCTGGTCGGCGCCGGGATCTTCGCGATCTTCCTGTTCCTGACCTTCTACTTCCAGCAGACGCTGGGCTACAGCCCGCTGGAGTCCGGGTTCGCGTTCCTGCCCTTCAGCGGCGGGATCATCGTGGGCGCCGGGATCGTCTCCCAGCTGCTCCCCCGGGTCGGGCCGCGGCCGCTGATCCTGGCCGGTCTCGCCCTGGGCGTGCTCGGGATGCTGTGGCTGACCCAGATCGAGTCGACCAGCTCCTACGTCACCGAGGTGCTGCCGGCCGAGCTGGCGATCAGCTTCGGCATGGCGGCGGTCTTCGTCCCGGCGTCCAGCACCGCGCTGGTCGGCGTCGAGGAGCACGACGCCGGCATTGCCTCCGCGGTGTTGAACACCTCGCAGCAGGTCGGTGGCTCGCTGGGCCTGGCCCTGCTGAGCACGTTCTACGCCTCGGCGGTCTCCGGTCACCTGGCCGACAACCCCGGCGAGAACCCGGGTGAGGCGTTCGTCCACGGGTACCACGTGGCCTTCATCTGGGCCGGCGTGTTCCTCGCCGTCGCCCTGGTGATCGCGGCGGTGCTGATCTCGGCGAAGAAGGACGACCTGCCGACCGAGGGCGCGCTCGCGGTCTGAGCCCGCCCTCCGCACCACGAAGATGGCCATCTCCGGCCCCCTGATGGGGGCCGGAGATGGCCATCTTCGGGTGTGGGGTGGGTCGCGCCGGGTCAGCGCAGCGGGTCCAGGTGCCGGGACCACGACACCTCGGTGCGCGAGGTGCTGAAGCCCAGGCTCTCGTACAGCCCGAGCGCGCCGCTGACGTTGCCGCTGTCGACCTGCAGCCCGGCCGTCTGGCAGTCGTTCTCCGCGGCCACCAGCAGCGCCTGCACGATCACCGCCTTGGCCAGCCCCCGGCCGCGCGCCTCCGGCACCACCCCGATCTGGCCGAAGTAGGTCTCCCGCTCCCCGGTCACCGCGGCGCTGGCCTCGGAGACGTAGGACAGCGCGTACGCGACGACGGCACCGTCGGACAGCGCGAGCACCGAGAGGTCCGGGCGGAACTGCGACTGCCCGGTGAACATGACCTGCCACGAGGTGGTGTCGCGCTCGCTGGAGCCGTAGTGCTCGGTGAACGCGGCGTTGTGCGCGCGGCGCACCTCGTCGTCCCGGTCCCAGCTGAACGGCACCAGCTGCACGCCCTCGACCTCCCGCGGCTCGGGCAGGTCGGTCAGCGGCCGGGCCATGTGGAAGAACCAGCGGGCCTCGACCAGCCCGGCCCGGCGCAGCATCGCCGTGACGTCGGGCATCGAGGTGTAGGCGGTGACGGTCAGCCGCGCGGGCGCCTCGGGGTGCCGCTCGGCGTGCACCTGCGTGCCCCGCTCCAGCTGCCAGGCCAGCAGCGCGCGGCCGATACCGCGGCCACGCCAGCCCGGGTGCACGCGACCCTCCAGGTGCACGCCGTAGGCGTCCCGGAAGGTGGGCGGGGCGATCGCGGTGGCGTAGCCGACGAGCTCGCCGTCTGCGGTGGCGACGACCTGGCTGTCGCGCTCGAGGTCGACCAGCTCGTTGACCCACCAGCCGGTGAGGTCCTCGACCGACTCGTGGACGCCGGTGTCGTCGACGGCCTCGGCCGCGCTGAGCAGCTCGGCCAGGGCCGGGACGTCGTCCGGGCGCATCGGGCGGGCGGAGAGACCGTCGGGGAGCGTGATCACGTTGCCCGAGCCTACGGAGTCACCCCGAACAGCCGCGCCCCGTTGCCCCAGAGCACGTCCCGCAGCCACTCCTCCCCCAGCCCCAGCCGGTGCAGCGCGGCCAGCTGGTGGGCGTACGGGTACGGGATGGCCGGGAAGTCGCTGCCCAGCACGACCTTGTCGCGCAGCGCCGCCAGCCGCGGCAGCAGCGCCCGGTCGAAGGGCATCAACCGCTCGGTGAAGTCGGTGGCGAACATCGTGGTGTCCAGGTGCACCCGCTCGTACCGCTCGGCCAGCTCCAGGAAGGCGGCGTACTCGGGCATGCCCAGGTGGGCGATCACCAGCTGCAGCCGGGGGAACACCTCCAGCAGGCCGGCCATCGGGGCGGGGCCGGTGTGCTCGCCGCGCAGCGGTCCCGACCCGCAGTGGATGACCACCGGCGTGCCGGTCTCCTCCAGGCGGGCCCAGACCGGCAGCAGCAGCTCGTCCCGCGGGTCGAAGCCGCCGACCTGAACGTGCACCTTGAACACCCGGGCGCCGGCGTCCAGCGCCTCGGCGACGTAGGCCGGCGCCTCGGGCTCCGGGTAGAACGTCGCCGACTGCAGCACCTGCGGGTGCTCCCGGGCGAACGCCGCGGCCTCGTCGTTGAGCCAGGCGGCCATGCCCGGCTTGTGCGGGTACGGCAGCGTCGGGAACGCCCGGACGCCGAGGCCGGCCAGGACGGCGAGCCGCTCGTCGACCGGCAGGGCGTACGTCACCGGCCACGGCGCCCCGTAGTGCGTCTCGGCCTCGGCGAAGTACCGCCACACCTTGGCCTGCACCCGCTCGGGCAGGAAGTGCACGTGCACGTCGACCAGCCCGGGCAGCCCCAGCTCCCGCCAGTACCGCGGGACGTCGGCGTCGTCGACCGGCGGGGCTGCGACCACGGGCCGACCCTAGCGGCGCCGCCGGTCTGCCAGGGTGGTCCGGTGACGGACCCGACGCCTGCCCAGGTGCGCTGGCAGCAGCTGACCCGACCCCAGCAGGACGCCGTGGTGCGACTCGCCCTTCTGGCGGTCTCCGCTGGCCCTGACCTGGTGGTCACCCTGGCCCGCCGGCTGCTCGGCCGCCGCGGGGTGCAGCTGGGTCCGGCTATCGCCGCCATCGGTGTCGCGGCGGTCGCACCACCGGTCGGCCGGTGGGCGTTCGACCACCAGAGCCGGGTGGGCGGAGCCGCGCTGCTGGGGGTCGGTGCGGCCGTCGTCGCGGCTCCGGTCTTGGGGGCGATCGCGCCGGTCACCGTGGTCGGCCGGGCGAGTCCGCTGTGGGCCCTGGCCGTCTCGGCTGCCGCCCGCGGCGGGCTGGCCGGGGCGTTGGCCGCCTCCGTCGTCCGGGCGGGACGGCGCGACGTCAGTCGATCGTGACGACGACCTTGCCCCGCACGTGCCCCTCGGCCACCAGCCGCTGGGCGTCGGCGGTCCGCTCCAGCGGGAACGCCTTGGCGATCGCCACCCGCAGCTGCCCGGCGTCGGCCATCCGGCCCAGCTCCTCCAGGTCGTGCTGGTCGGGGCGGACGAACACGTACCGCCCGCCCAGGTCGCGCACCACCGGGTCGACGACGCTGGCGATCCGCGCCGGGTCGCGCACCTGGTCGGGGGCGTCGCCGAGCGCGGGGCCGCCGATCAGGTCGAGCACCGCGTCGACCTTGTCCGACAGCTGCTCGCTGATCGGGCCGGCGCTGTAGTCGAGCACCTCGGCCGCCCCGGCGTCCCGCAGGAAACCGTGGTTGCGCGGGCTCGCCGTGCCGATGACGTGGGCGCCGAGCGCGGCGGCGATCTGGACGGCGAAGAAGCCGACCCCACCCGCGGCCCGGTGCACCAGCACCCGGTCGCCCTCGCCGACGTCGAGCGCCTCGGTGAGCGCCTGGTAGGCGGTCAGCCCGGCCAGCGGCAGCGCGGCGGCCTCGGTGAAGCCCAGCGACTCGGGCTTGTGCGCGATGCAGCGCTGCGGTGCCGGCACGAGCTCGGCCGCCGTCCCCCACTGCACCTCGTCGCGGCGCAGGTAGCCGAACACCTCGTCACCGGGGGCGAAGTCGACCACCGCGGGGCCGACCTGCTCGACGACGCCGGCGAGGTCCCAGCCCGGCACGATCGGGAAGTGGTGCGGGAAGGCCCCGGCCAGGTGACCCTCGCGGATGCCCATGTCGACCGGGTTGACCCCGGCGGCGCGCACCCGCACCAGCACGGCGTCGGGTCCGACGGGCGGCTCGGGCAGGTCGTCGCGCAGCTGCAGGACCGACTCGTCACCGAACCGGTCGTAGGCGATGCCCCTCACCGGCGGCCCTTCACGTAGCGGCCGAAGGCGCGTTCCATCTCCCGGCGCGAGTCGCGCTCGGCGAGGTCCTGCCGCTTGTCGTAGGTCTTCTTGCCCTTGGCGAGGGCGAGCGTGGCCTTGACCTTGCCGTCCTTGAAGTACAGGTCCAGCGGGACGAGCGTGAGCCCGCCCTCCTTGGTCTTCCCGATCAGCTTCTCGATCTCGGCGCGGTGCATGAGGATCTTCCGCTTGCGCCGGGGGGTGTGGTTGTTCCACGTGCCCTCGGTGTACTCCGGGATGTGCACGTGCTGCAGCCAGACCTCGCCGTCGTCCACGGTGGCGAACCCGTCGACGAGCGAGGCACGCCCGGCCCGCAGGCTCTTCACCTCGGTGCCGGTGAGCACCAGGCCCACCTCGTAGGTGTCGAGGATCGAGTAGTCGTGCCGCGCCTTCTTGTTCTGGGCGATGAACTTGCGCCCCTGTTCCCGCGGCATGCCCCCAGGTTACCGGGCGCCCGCCAGCGACGGCCTCCCAGAAACGATCATGGAGCTGCGGCAGCGGCACACGGACCTCCGTCGGCGTGCCGTCGCCGCAGCTCCATGATCGTCGCAGGAGGGCGCGGGCTCGAGCGGTGAGCTACAGGCGGACGTACAGCCGCAGCGTCACGTAGGCCGCGACGGCGGCCAGCCCCACCCCGGCCGCGGCGATGACCGGGCTGATCGCCGCGATCGCCGACCAGTCGACCGGCGGGATGATGCCGGACTTGATCGGCCCGGCCAGGGTCTTGTCGACGAACAGCACCTTGGTGAGCACCAGCCCGCCGATGGCCAGCAGCGCACCGATCAGGCCGGCGAGCGCCGCCTCGAGGATGAACGGCAGCTGGGTGTACCAGCGCGAGGCGCCGACCAGCCGCATGATGTTGGTCTCGTTGCGCCGGTTGAAGGCCGCGAGCTGGATCGTGTTGGAGATCAGCAGCAACGCGGCCAGGGCTTGCACGATGGCCACCGCGATCGTCCCGTTGCGAGCTCCGTTCAGCAGGCTGAACAGGCGGTCCAGGAAGTCGCCCTCGTCGCGGACCTCGTCCACGCCGTTCTGCCCGTTCGGGAACTGCTCGGCGATCACCTCGTACCGCTGGGCGTTCACCAGCTCGACCCGGAAGCTCTCCGGGAGCGCGTCCTCGGGGGTGTTGGCGATCAGCGCGGGCTGTTCCTGGAACTGCTGGGTGAAGCGGGCGTAGGCGTCGGCCTTGGACTCGTAGATGTAGTCCTTGACCTCCGACGAGGCGTCCAGCTGCGCGGCGATGGCGTCGCGCTGCTGGTCGGTGACGTCGTCGGCGAGGTAGATCGAGACCTGGATCTTGTCGTAGTAGATCTCCCGCATGTCGCCGATCATGTTGGCGATCAGCAGACCGGTGCCCATGAGGCCCAGCGAGATCCCGGTGGTCAGGATCATCGCGACCGTCATGGTCAGGTTCCGACGCAGCCCGGCGGCCACCTCGGAGAGGACGAAGTTGACGCGCATCAGTTCCCTGTCGTGTGGTTCAGCGGGCGGCCCATCTCAGCGGCCGAGCCCGTAGACACCACGGCTCTGGTCGCGGCTGAGGATGCCGTCGTTCAGCTCGATCACGCGCCGCCGCATCGAGTCGACGATGTGGTAGTCGTGCGTGGCCATGACCACGGTCGTGCCGGTGCGGTTGATCCGCTCCAGCAGCAGCATGATGTCCTGGCTCGTCTCCGGGTCCAGGTTGCCGGTCGGCTCGTCGGCGAGCAGCACCAGCGGGCGGTTGACGAACGCGCGGGCGATCGCCACGCGCTGCTGCTCGCCACCGGAGAGCTCGCCGGGCAGGCGGTTCTCCTTGCCGTCGAGGCCGACCATCTCCAGCACCTCGGGGACGACGCGCTTGATGGTCCGCTGCGGCTTGTTGATCACCTCGAGGGCGAACGCGACGTTCTCGGCCACCGTCTTGTTGCGCAGCAGCCGGAAGTCCTGGAAGACGCAGCCCATGGTGCGGCGGAGCTTGGGCACCTGCCACTTGCTCATGGTGTTCAGGTTCTTGTCGTTGACCTTGATGACGCCCTTGGTCGGGCTGTCCTCCTTGAGGAGCAGCCGGAGGAACGTCGACTTGCCCGACCCGGAGGAGCCGATGAGGAAGACGAACTCCCCCTTGTCGATCTGCATCGAGACGTCATCCAGGGCCGGCCGAGGGCTGGTCGGATAGATCTTGGTGACGTGTTGCAATTCGATCACGAGGGACGACGGTACCTGCCCCGGGCCTCATCATGGTCCGTCTGCCCGGCGCGCCCCAGAAGTCTGTGCGCGCAGCGTGACGATCCCCGGCGGACCCAGTGGACCCCGGTCACCGAGCGTGGGCGGCCCCCGCCGCTGTGGCGGGTGTCTCCCCTAGTTGGACTCGACGTGCTCCTGCTGCCGGCGCCAACGGATGCCCGCCTCGATGAAGCCGTCGATGTCGCCGTCCAGCACGCTGGAGGGGTTGCCCGACTCCAGCTCGGTGCGCAGGTCCTTGACCATCTGGTACGGGTGCAGCACGTAGGAGCGCATCTGGTTGCCCCAGCTGCTCCCCTCCCCCTTGAGCGCGTCCATCTCGGCGCGCTGCTCGGCCTGCCGGACGACGAGGAGCCGGGCCTGCAGCACCCGCAGCGCGGCGGCGCGGTTCTGGATCTGCGACTTCTCGTTCTGGCAGGAGACGACGATGCCGGTGGGGATGTGGGTCATCCGGACGGCGGAGTCGGTGGTGTTGACGCTCTGCCCGCCGGGTCCCGAGGAGCGGAAGACGTCGACCCGGATCTCGTTCTCCGGGATGTCGACGTGGTCGGTCTGCTCGACGACCGGCAGCACCTCGACGCCGGCGAACGACGTCTGCCGGCGGCCCTGGTTGTCGAACGGCGAGATCCGCACCAGCCGGTGGGTGCCCTGCTCGACCGAGAGGGTGCCGTAGGCGTAGGGCTGCTTGACCGCGAAGGTGGCCGACTTGATCCCGGCCTCCTCGGCGTAGGAGACGTCGTAGACCTCGGTCGGGTACTTGTGCCGCTCGGCCCAGCGCAGGTACATCCGCATCAGCATCTCGGCGAAGTCGGCGGCGTCCACGCCCCCGGCCTCGGAGCGGATGGTCACCAGCGCCTCGCGGGAGTCGTACTCGCCGGAGAGCAAGGTGCGCACCTCGAGCTCGTCGAGGACCGTGCGGATGCTGGCCAGCTCGCGCTCGGTCTCGGCGGTGGTGGCCTCGTCGCCCTCCTCGGCGGCCATCTCGTGCAGCAGCCCGACGTCGTCGAGCCGGCTGCGCAGCTCCTCGACGCGGCGCAGGTCGCCCTGCAGGTAGGAGAGCCGGGAGGTGAGCGCCTGGGCGGCCTCGACGTCGTTCCAGAGGTCCGGCGCGGCGGCCTTCTGCTCGAGTTCGGCGACCTCGCGACGCAGGTCGTCGACCCGCATCACGGCCTCGATGGACTTCAAGGTCGTGTCGAGTTCGTCCAGGACGACGGAGAAGTCAGCAGCCACGGCTGTCCAGGGTAGTGCGCTCCACCCACGGGTACCTCCGGCGGCATGAGCACGTCACCGCCGGACGACCGACGCAGGCCCGACGACCTGACCGAGTACGAGCGCGACGACTTCCCGCGCGGCATCCCGGCGTCCCAGCCCACGGCGCCGGAGGGGGGCGCCGGCGCCGCCCGCAGCGCGCTGACCCTGCGGCTGGTGCTGGCCGCCTTCGGGCTGGTGCTGTGCACCGTGCTCGCCGTCGTGGCCTACGACGACGACGTCCCGCGGGTCTTCCCGGTCGTGCTGGCCGTGCTGGCGGTGGTCGCCCTGGTCGACCTGGTGGTCGTGGCCCGGCGCAAGCTCCGCGGCGAGCCGGGCTGACCGCTCACTCGTAGAGCACGTACTCCGGCTGCGGCAGCAGGGCGAGCACCTCGGCGGGCTCCATCAGCGGGCCCGAGCGGGTGTCCTCCTCGTAGAAGAGCTTGAAGCCGGCGTGCACGAACGGCGGGGTCCCGGCCATCACCCGCTGGTAGGTGCCCACCTTGTCCGCGGCCGCCCCGATGCCGTCGACGCTCTTGACCACGGCGATGCCCGGCCGGTCGACCATGACCTCCTGGCCGGTCACGATCTGCGCGTGCAGCTGGTGGTAGAGCATCACCTTCTGCGGCAGCCGGTGGGTGGTGACCAGCCCGTCGAGGTAGGCCGAGACGCTGTTCAGCTCGGCGCCGGTGGTCGACCCGAACACGTCGCCGGGCACCTCGCCGGGGTCGACCGCCCACTCCGGGTCCAGCGCCACCCCGACGTCGGGCTCGGTCAGCCACCGCTCGTACTGCTGAACGGCGGGCAGGAAGTCGCCGGTGCCGGGCTGGATGCCCAGCAGCAGGATGCCGCCGGCGGCCCGGGCGGCGTCCAGGTACTGCTGGACGACGGCGTCGTCGGCGGCGGTCGCGTACAGGCCGGTCGGCGTCGGGAACGGGTGCGCCGTGGTGGCGATCAGCTCGATGACCGGCAGCACCGTCCGGTCGGCGCCGTAGGGCGCGGCCTGCTGGCGCAGCCGCTCGGTGGCGGCGGCCAGGTCACCGGTCATCGGCCCGAGGGCGGGTGAGCCGGGCCCGCCGGAGAACCCGACCAGCCGGTGCTCGGGGAAGACCCGGGTGCCGCCGCCGGGCAGCTCCTGCTGGGTCGGGGTCGGCGGAGCCGTCGTCGAGGGCGCCGCGGAGCTGGACCGGGTCGACGACGTCGGGCTCGCGCTCGCGTCGGCCTCGGACGCGGCCGAGCCCCCGCCGCAACCGGTCAGCAGCAGGAGGGCCGCCAGGGCCGCGGGCAGGGCGGCCGTCAGCCGGGAGCTCGGGGAACGCACGTCGAGCAACCCTCGTCGCCCGGGCCGCCCGGGGCAAACCGGGCGGTCAGGCGCTCCGCAGCCGCGCGGACCCCACCGAGTGGCGCACCCCGCCGTGCTCGGCCAGCCACTGCGGCAGCTGGGCCGCCGGCATCGGCCGGGCGATGAAGTAGCCCTGGGCCAGGGTGCAGCCCAGCTCGCGCACGAGCGCGAGCTGGTCGGCGGTCTCCACGCCCTCCACCAGGCTGCGCATCCCGCACGCCTTGGCCAGGCCCACGACCGCGGCGATGGCAGCGGCGGACTCGCTGCGGCGGGTCTCGGTGCCGGCGATGAGGCTGCGGTCGAGCTTGAGCACCCCCGCCGGGATGGAGACCAGCTGGCTGAGCGAGGAGAAGCCGCTGCCGAAGTCGTCGATGGCCACCTCGACGCCGGCGATCCGCAGCTGGGCGAACTGCGCGGCGGCCCGCAGCGGGTCCTCCGCGACGCTGGTCTCGGTCAGCTCCAGCACGAGCCGCTCCGGGGCGAGGTCGGCCGCCTCCAGCGCGTCGTGCACGTCGGCGACCAGCGACCCGGTGCCGAAGTGGGCGGCGCTGATGTTGACCCCGGTGACCAGCGGCATCCCGGCCCGCTCCCACTCGGCGGTCTGCCGGGCGGCCTCGCCGAGCACCCACCGGGTGAGCGGCACGACCATGCCGTTCTGCTCGGCGAGCGGGATGAAGTCGCACGGCGCGAGGAGCCCGCGCTGGGGGTGCTGCCAGCGCACCAGCGCCTCGACGCCGGTGACGTCACCGGTGGGGAGGTGCAGCACCGGCTGGTAGTGCAGCACCAGCTGGCCGTCGTCGATGGCCTCCTGCAGCTCGGCGGCGACCAGCACCTTCTGCTCGACGGCCGACCGCAGGTCGGGGCTGAAGACCCGGACGCGGTTCCGGCCGGCGCCCTTGGCGGCGTACATCGCCAGGTCGGCGTCGCGCACCAGGTCGGTCGAGCGGACGGCGGAGTCCCGGGCGGCGGTGGCCACGCCGATGCTCACGGTCAGCCGGGTGCTGCGCTCGCCGAGCTGGAACGGCTCGTCGAAGGTGCTCTGGAAGCGCTCGGCAAGGGCGAGGGCGCCGTCGACGTCGCAGTCCCGGCAGAGCACGACGAACTCGTCGCCGCCCAGCCGGCCGACGGTGTCCTCGCTGCGGGTGCGCGCCGACAGCCGGTGCGCCAGCTCGCGCAGCAGGTGGTCGCCGACCTCGTGGCCGAGGGTGTCGTTGACGTCCTTGAAGCCGTCGACGTCCAGGAACAGCACGGCCACCGCGCCCCGGTCGGGG
This window encodes:
- a CDS encoding MFS transporter, which gives rise to MAADSLTTPPGTSGSGTTSHDVAGTQPDPRRWAALAVIAIAQLMVVLDASIVNIALPDAGADLGITAANIQWVVTAYTLAFGGLLLLGGRIADFIGRKRAFLIGLAGFAGASALGGIAANQELLFAARGLQGAFAALLAPAALSLLAVTFTDPKERARAFGVFGAISGGGAAIGLILGGVLTEYASWRWTLGVNVPIAAVTAVFAVVLVTESRATGDRRYDVPGVLLSTLGLVSLVYGFSKAAEEGVGWTDPLTLTLLAASVVLLVSFVLYERRASHPLLPLRVVLDRNRGGSYLIFLLVGAGIFAIFLFLTFYFQQTLGYSPLESGFAFLPFSGGIIVGAGIVSQLLPRVGPRPLILAGLALGVLGMLWLTQIESTSSYVTEVLPAELAISFGMAAVFVPASSTALVGVEEHDAGIASAVLNTSQQVGGSLGLALLSTFYASAVSGHLADNPGENPGEAFVHGYHVAFIWAGVFLAVALVIAAVLISAKKDDLPTEGALAV
- a CDS encoding amidohydrolase family protein — its product is MVAAPPVDDADVPRYWRELGLPGLVDVHVHFLPERVQAKVWRYFAEAETHYGAPWPVTYALPVDERLAVLAGLGVRAFPTLPYPHKPGMAAWLNDEAAAFAREHPQVLQSATFYPEPEAPAYVAEALDAGARVFKVHVQVGGFDPRDELLLPVWARLEETGTPVVIHCGSGPLRGEHTGPAPMAGLLEVFPRLQLVIAHLGMPEYAAFLELAERYERVHLDTTMFATDFTERLMPFDRALLPRLAALRDKVVLGSDFPAIPYPYAHQLAALHRLGLGEEWLRDVLWGNGARLFGVTP
- the ftsX gene encoding permease-like cell division protein FtsX, coding for MRVNFVLSEVAAGLRRNLTMTVAMILTTGISLGLMGTGLLIANMIGDMREIYYDKIQVSIYLADDVTDQQRDAIAAQLDASSEVKDYIYESKADAYARFTQQFQEQPALIANTPEDALPESFRVELVNAQRYEVIAEQFPNGQNGVDEVRDEGDFLDRLFSLLNGARNGTIAVAIVQALAALLLISNTIQLAAFNRRNETNIMRLVGASRWYTQLPFILEAALAGLIGALLAIGGLVLTKVLFVDKTLAGPIKSGIIPPVDWSAIAAISPVIAAAGVGLAAVAAYVTLRLYVRL
- the ftsE gene encoding cell division ATP-binding protein FtsE, which translates into the protein MIELQHVTKIYPTSPRPALDDVSMQIDKGEFVFLIGSSGSGKSTFLRLLLKEDSPTKGVIKVNDKNLNTMSKWQVPKLRRTMGCVFQDFRLLRNKTVAENVAFALEVINKPQRTIKRVVPEVLEMVGLDGKENRLPGELSGGEQQRVAIARAFVNRPLVLLADEPTGNLDPETSQDIMLLLERINRTGTTVVMATHDYHIVDSMRRRVIELNDGILSRDQSRGVYGLGR
- a CDS encoding NADP-dependent oxidoreductase → MRGIAYDRFGDESVLQLRDDLPEPPVGPDAVLVRVRAAGVNPVDMGIREGHLAGAFPHHFPIVPGWDLAGVVEQVGPAVVDFAPGDEVFGYLRRDEVQWGTAAELVPAPQRCIAHKPESLGFTEAAALPLAGLTAYQALTEALDVGEGDRVLVHRAAGGVGFFAVQIAAALGAHVIGTASPRNHGFLRDAGAAEVLDYSAGPISEQLSDKVDAVLDLIGGPALGDAPDQVRDPARIASVVDPVVRDLGGRYVFVRPDQHDLEELGRMADAGQLRVAIAKAFPLERTADAQRLVAEGHVRGKVVVTID
- a CDS encoding SCO6745 family protein, producing MARTHRRLEPLHSHVYFAPETEERLTAAGLRPGRMGYFAGRAAAMGAVGPGVVAATFYNFAPAVVARHLPRAWTLATPEQVLAARHDAARASLTRLLGDTPEAEVAELAELLREACTALTPEGRPLYAAHAELPWPADPVLQVWHGTGLLREHRGDGHVAVLVRYRLSGLEALVSHTLTGRGFTRESAQLSRGWSDHEWAAATAALADRGLVADGALTADGVALRAAVEQETDELSAAPFAQLGAERTERVAELAGALAGRLLAAGAFPPGVLATR
- the smpB gene encoding SsrA-binding protein SmpB; translated protein: MPREQGRKFIAQNKKARHDYSILDTYEVGLVLTGTEVKSLRAGRASLVDGFATVDDGEVWLQHVHIPEYTEGTWNNHTPRRKRKILMHRAEIEKLIGKTKEGGLTLVPLDLYFKDGKVKATLALAKGKKTYDKRQDLAERDSRREMERAFGRYVKGRR
- a CDS encoding GNAT family N-acetyltransferase, with the translated sequence MITLPDGLSARPMRPDDVPALAELLSAAEAVDDTGVHESVEDLTGWWVNELVDLERDSQVVATADGELVGYATAIAPPTFRDAYGVHLEGRVHPGWRGRGIGRALLAWQLERGTQVHAERHPEAPARLTVTAYTSMPDVTAMLRRAGLVEARWFFHMARPLTDLPEPREVEGVQLVPFSWDRDDEVRRAHNAAFTEHYGSSERDTTSWQVMFTGQSQFRPDLSVLALSDGAVVAYALSYVSEASAAVTGERETYFGQIGVVPEARGRGLAKAVIVQALLVAAENDCQTAGLQVDSGNVSGALGLYESLGFSTSRTEVSWSRHLDPLR
- a CDS encoding TetR family transcriptional regulator, with translation MGKTVKAASSPRCPVDAVMGLRERKKLEAWRTIRATALRLISERGYDAVSVEDIAKEAGVSRTTFFSYFPSKEAVAFELDPQELQQWRQLLAADADDRPLWDALTDLFVDITKLMPEWLPVQKRLLQDCPWLTQSARGTCDSFAPDLKAWIVRRLPDGDDLRATLLLNTAMAAFITAVEAWDPDDSFDALVDTVRDCLRWAGAGLAQPVS